The genomic window CCACGCGCATCGGGCACGCCGGGAATGTTGCGATAGGCGCCCATCATTTTTTCGTAGGACTGGATCGCGCCGACGTTTTGCAGCGCGCGGTCGATCGGTGGGCGCATCAGATTGCCGATATCGCCGCCCGCCGTGCGGCGCAAATAGGCGGTCGCCGCGTCGTTGGGTCCGTTCAGAATGCCTTGCGCATCCGACAGCGTCATCGCGCGGATCGCGCGCAGAAAGATGTCGCGCGCGACCGGTGTCGCTTGCTCGGCCGCGCGGTTGAGGCGTGTTTGCAGATCGTCGGCCATGCCCGACAGCCCGACCGTTTGGAGTGCTGATTGAACCCGGGCGAGCGTATCGGGCAGCGGGATTTTGACCGCCGCGTCGCCGAGGAACCCGTCCGCGCGGCCCAGCCGTGCGACGGCGGCGCCAGCTCCCTTTTCGAGCGCGTCCTTCAAGCCTTGTGCGATCTCGCTTGCCGAAAGCCCCCGGCCGCGTGTGCCGCCGGTGCCGGGCATGGCAACGCCGCCCTGGTTCAACAGGTTCCGGCCCTGATCGAGCAGGCTTTGCGCCTGGGCGGAAACGGGCAACGCGAGTGCGGCCAACAGAATCGTGCGGCGTTTCATGGCGGGCCTCCGAAGTTTCGGGGCCAGTCTATCGCCGATCAACGTTGCGAGGCCATGCTCTTGCCGGGGAACGGCATGCGCGCGGTCAGGATCGTGGCCGTTTCGCTTTCGGTCATATAGAGCGTGCGCCGGTCGGGCCCGCCGAACGCCATGTTGGTGACGAAGGCGCCAGGCTCGCCGATGAAATGCGTGGGCAGGCCCAGCCGATCGAAGCGCCACACGCCCAAGCCGAGATGTGCGACGACAAGGCCGCCGTCTTCGTCCAGCGCGATTCCATCCGGCCCGCCGCCGCCCGACAATTGGATGAAACTGCCGACCTTCGCCGAGATACCGCGTTCGAACAGCGGGACGCGCCAAATCGCGTTGGCGCGCGTGACCGCGACGAACAACACGCGCTCGGCCAAATCGAGCACCAGCCCGTTGGGCGACGGGATCGTGTCGCACAGCACGTCGATCTCGCCCGACGCCTTCACGCGGAACACGCGGCCCGTCGGGTCTTGCATGCCCGTCTGGCCTTGATCGGTGAAATAGAGATCGCCGTTGGCCGCGAAAGTCAGATCGTTGACGCCCTTGAAGCCCTCGGCGCGATAGCCGCGCAAGAAAGGCGTCACCGCGCCGCGCGCGGGATCGATAATCATGATTCCGTGCCGCGCGTCGGTCACGAACACGCGGCCGTCGCGCGCGATCTTCATCCCGTTGGGCCAGCCGTCGTATTCGGCGATCTTCGTCCAGTCGCCCGACGGCGCGATGCGGAAGATGCGGCCGAAAGGAATGTCGGTGCACCAAAGATTCCCGGCCGCATCGAAGCACGGTCCTTCGAGGAAGGAATGGACCGCCTCGCCGCGCTTGTTGGCGTCGGCCCATTCGCAACGGCGCGGATCGCGCAACGCGTCGGGCAGCGACGTGAAGCGGGAAACGGGAATGCGTTCGAGCGGCGCGAAGGGGTTCATGTTCATCGCGGCGGGCCGAAGCGCACGATCTCCACGCGCGCGATCGCTTCGACGTCGCGCAAGGGCGTGGGGTCGGGAAATTCCAGCGGGCCCAGCGGGCGCACGCGGCATCTGTCAGCGTTCGTCACGTTGCCCGCGCGCACGAACACGGTGCTGGGTGTGACCAGCAGCACGCAGCGCGTGCGCGCCTTGGTGGTGAAGCCGCTGACGATCCCGCCGTAATCCTTGGTTTCGATTTCGGCGAGGAAGCCGCCGCCCGTGCCCAGCGTGTAAAGCGCACGGGCGTAGAGATACGACGCCCCCGGCCAGGCGAGGATCGCCAGCACCGCCAGCGCCAGGCCGATGCGGATGGCGAGATCGCGCGAGAAGCGATCGCTGACCACCAGATAATGGAACGCGGCCGAGCCGAGCACGGCGAGCATGCCGAGCCACGCGAAAGCGCGCGGATTCGAATCGAACAGCAGCACGCCGGCCGGAATGGCGAAGACCGCGATCGAGATCGCGACATGGAAGGCGAGCGGCAGCCCAAGTTTCAGTGTCGCCGCCATGCGGCGTAAAACCTCGGCCGGCGCTTCGGGGCTTTTCAGACGAAAATTCGCCGCGATGGCCGCCGCGATCAATGCCGAGATCAGGAACCACAACAGCACGCCGTCGCCTTGATTGCCGGCGAGCCCGCCGAGCACGGCGAGCGCGAGCAACGCCGCCCAATAGATCCAGCCGAAGCACACGGTGAATCCTTTGGCGTCGGTCCAAGCGCCCCATTGGCCGCGTTTGCGCGTCTCGGTCGGCCCGGCCAACGCGGCGCGCAAATCGGCTTGGTCCTGGTCGTCGAGCCCGCCCAAAGCGATGAACGGAAAAAATGCGGCGAATTGGAACAGCGCCACCAGCAGCACCATGCCTGCGAAGGTGACGACGACGAACGACGTCGCGGCCAGCTCGCCCAGCAGCGGCAAGCCCATGCGATAGCTGTAAAGAACGTGGAAAATCGTCGCCGTCAGGGCGGAAATCGCCGTCACCGCCGGGGCCAGATCGCGCACCGTGTCGATCGCCCGGCGGACCGGCGGGCGCGGTGTCCGGGGCGGTGTCGGAGATTCCGTGCTGCGGGACTTCATTTGCCTAATCCGCGTCTGGCTTGTTAAATAGACGTTCTAATGGGTAACCCATTCGGGCCAAAGGGGCGGCTCGCAACCTATGCTGTCTGCATCACCGTCGAAAATCCAGCGCCGCAAATATTCGCATGCGGAATTGGCGAATGTCGTCGCTTTGCACGAGCGGTTTCGCACGGGCAAGCCCGGCGGCGTGCGCGCGATGCTGGCCTTCGCCGATTTGTCGGGCATGGCGCTGGCCGGCGCCAATTTGACCGAGGCGGATTGCACGGGGGCGTCGTTCCGCGGCGCGATGATGTCGGATTGCGTGCTCGACCGCGCGCAACTCTTCGCCTGCGATTTCCGCGAAGCCGATCTGGAAGGCGCCTCGCTGATGCGCGCCGATCTGCGCGGGGCGTCGATGCGCGGCGCCAATCTGACGCGCGCCAATCTGATCCAGGCCGATCTGCGCGAAGGCTCGCTGACGCAGAAGGACAAGGGCGGAAATCTTCACGCGCTCAAACTCGGCCATGTCGGTGCGACCGAACTGACCGACGCGAAGCTCGAAGCCGCCAATCTGTCCGAAGCGAATATGGACGGCATGTCCGCCTCGCACGCCGATTTCACCGACGCCGTTTTGCGCGACTGCAAATTCGCGCGCGCCACACTGCAAAAGGCGAAGTTCCAGGGCGCCAATCTGGCGGGTGCGGATTTCACCGGGGCGAATTGCACCGGCGCCAATCTCGCGGGCTCGGTGCTGTCGGGCGTGAAATTCGGTTCGGCCGTGCTCGACGGCG from Alphaproteobacteria bacterium includes these protein-coding regions:
- a CDS encoding DUF4197 domain-containing protein, with product MKRRTILLAALALPVSAQAQSLLDQGRNLLNQGGVAMPGTGGTRGRGLSASEIAQGLKDALEKGAGAAVARLGRADGFLGDAAVKIPLPDTLARVQSALQTVGLSGMADDLQTRLNRAAEQATPVARDIFLRAIRAMTLSDAQGILNGPNDAATAYLRRTAGGDIGNLMRPPIDRALQNVGAIQSYEKMMGAYRNIPGVPDARGNLADWTRDKGVDGIFHYVAREEADIRANPAARTTELLRKVFG
- a CDS encoding SMP-30/gluconolactonase/LRE family protein, with protein sequence MNPFAPLERIPVSRFTSLPDALRDPRRCEWADANKRGEAVHSFLEGPCFDAAGNLWCTDIPFGRIFRIAPSGDWTKIAEYDGWPNGMKIARDGRVFVTDARHGIMIIDPARGAVTPFLRGYRAEGFKGVNDLTFAANGDLYFTDQGQTGMQDPTGRVFRVKASGEIDVLCDTIPSPNGLVLDLAERVLFVAVTRANAIWRVPLFERGISAKVGSFIQLSGGGGPDGIALDEDGGLVVAHLGLGVWRFDRLGLPTHFIGEPGAFVTNMAFGGPDRRTLYMTESETATILTARMPFPGKSMASQR
- a CDS encoding pentapeptide repeat-containing protein, with amino-acid sequence MLSASPSKIQRRKYSHAELANVVALHERFRTGKPGGVRAMLAFADLSGMALAGANLTEADCTGASFRGAMMSDCVLDRAQLFACDFREADLEGASLMRADLRGASMRGANLTRANLIQADLREGSLTQKDKGGNLHALKLGHVGATELTDAKLEAANLSEANMDGMSASHADFTDAVLRDCKFARATLQKAKFQGANLAGADFTGANCTGANLAGSVLSGVKFGSAVLDGVDMTDAVTDAPAGKPLSEVGMAPEELLRLHALWADTGGAQGQVADLSGVDCRGLPSLRGKVLVGLRAERATLVGLDLSGCQLQGARLAGADLRDCKFAGADLRGVNLAGAKLTRSDLRDCDFTPLVPIPGRSFPSNLAGAIFRAADLRGAKFGNTPMPQADLRDVLIDDTQIMSIDFADVTLDARMKKKITPAS